From one Perca fluviatilis chromosome 10, GENO_Pfluv_1.0, whole genome shotgun sequence genomic stretch:
- the LOC120567038 gene encoding calnexin-like, with amino-acid sequence MEMSFVLLCVILVASVTPVSAAAQVSAAAQPGIIESLLLATNERPWLWGVYVFTVGLPVILFISFMWPDKRFGPVDQEYYYKKSDDDQPDDSELSERTKAVDIKGKADRAGTRKRW; translated from the exons ATGGAGATGAGCTTTGTGTTGCTGTGCGTGATACTGGTAGCCAGTGTGACACCTGTGTCTGCTGCAGCACAGGTGTCTGCTGCAGCACAG CCAGGTATCATAGAGAGCCTGCTATTGGCCACCAATGAGCGTCCCTGGCTCTGGGGGGTCTATGTCTTCACTGTTGGACTTCCTGTCATTCTCTTCATTAGCTTCATGTGGCCTGACAAG agGTTTGGGCCCGTCGATCAGGAGTATTACTATAAGAAGTCTGATGATGATCAACCAGATGATTCTGAGCTCTCAGAGCGGACAAAAGCTGTGGATATCAAAg GAAAGGCTGACAGAGCTGGGACAAGGAAGAGATGGTAA